A DNA window from Halorubrum sp. DM2 contains the following coding sequences:
- a CDS encoding PAS domain S-box protein, which produces MSRSPEPETLIDLAQDKIAVIDERGRFRYLNAAAGNLLGFDPDELVGRNAFDLVHPDDIDRVRAGFDSVVADGTSPDSPLEYRYGTADGDWVWFRTLVFPPAETGVDGYALSSRDITLEVESRRRLETIASTSPDVLWMFSADWTELLFVNGAVEPVFGIDPEALERQPQVFLESVHPDDRPAVERAMERLSAGESTNLDYRIGSPDGPTSWVRVPSRPVTENGEVVAVTGFARDVTDEYRRERQLTVMDNLLRHTIRNDMNIVDGTAERIADRIDDAVEPASSVSSDGPDDRADSGSEDSNFATSDSDDSDSTTPDPVDPDVDFAKLAADVRDHAETVRRVAADLLTTAEKQRGVIDLLRQHEPPQPLRVAPLVESAVADAVGDPSDSRASVTVSCPEEARAFTHPELDYAIAELIENAIEHAEAMPTVEIEVTAPADRVEIAVRDNAPPIPPAERDPITDRWKMDDLKHTGGMGLWLVYWIADRSGGDLRFDAGTDGNEVTICVPDADREPSSAAADGRPSAVSGNEPTVESDGGEAVSAAGLDGVASAVAADRGVTSETGPDRDAASETATDEEVAPDPPARSTDG; this is translated from the coding sequence ATGTCTCGCTCGCCGGAGCCGGAGACGCTCATCGATCTCGCGCAAGACAAGATCGCGGTGATCGACGAGCGGGGCCGGTTCCGGTACCTCAACGCGGCGGCCGGCAACCTCCTCGGATTCGACCCCGACGAGCTCGTCGGGCGGAACGCGTTCGATCTGGTCCACCCCGACGACATCGACCGCGTCCGCGCCGGCTTCGACTCCGTCGTCGCTGACGGCACGTCGCCGGACTCCCCGCTGGAGTACCGCTACGGCACCGCCGACGGCGACTGGGTGTGGTTCCGAACGCTCGTGTTCCCGCCCGCGGAGACCGGTGTCGACGGCTACGCGCTCAGCTCCCGCGACATCACCCTCGAAGTCGAGTCCCGGCGGCGTTTGGAGACCATCGCGTCGACCTCGCCCGACGTGTTGTGGATGTTCAGCGCCGACTGGACCGAACTGCTGTTCGTCAACGGCGCGGTTGAGCCGGTGTTCGGGATCGACCCCGAGGCGCTCGAACGACAGCCACAGGTGTTCCTGGAGTCGGTCCACCCCGACGACCGCCCGGCCGTCGAGCGTGCGATGGAACGGCTCTCCGCCGGCGAGTCCACGAACCTCGACTACCGGATCGGCTCTCCCGACGGGCCGACGAGCTGGGTCCGGGTGCCCAGCCGCCCCGTGACGGAGAACGGCGAGGTCGTCGCAGTCACCGGGTTCGCCCGCGACGTCACCGACGAGTACCGCCGGGAGCGCCAGCTCACGGTGATGGACAACCTGCTCCGGCACACGATCCGCAACGACATGAACATCGTCGACGGCACCGCGGAACGGATCGCCGACCGGATCGACGACGCCGTGGAGCCGGCGTCGTCGGTGTCGTCCGACGGGCCCGACGATCGGGCCGATTCCGGCTCCGAAGACTCTAACTTTGCCACTTCCGATTCCGACGATTCTGATTCAACGACTCCCGACCCTGTCGATCCCGACGTGGACTTCGCGAAACTCGCGGCCGACGTGAGAGACCACGCGGAGACGGTCCGACGCGTCGCCGCCGACCTGTTGACCACCGCCGAGAAGCAGCGCGGCGTGATCGATCTGCTCCGGCAGCACGAGCCGCCGCAGCCGCTCCGCGTCGCGCCCCTCGTCGAGAGCGCGGTCGCGGACGCCGTCGGCGACCCAAGTGACTCGCGCGCGTCGGTGACCGTCTCCTGTCCCGAGGAGGCGCGGGCGTTCACCCACCCCGAGCTCGACTACGCGATCGCGGAGCTGATCGAGAACGCGATCGAACACGCGGAGGCGATGCCGACGGTCGAGATCGAGGTCACGGCCCCGGCCGACCGCGTCGAGATCGCGGTCCGGGACAACGCGCCGCCGATCCCGCCCGCCGAGCGCGACCCCATTACCGACCGCTGGAAGATGGACGACCTCAAACACACCGGTGGGATGGGGCTGTGGCTCGTCTACTGGATCGCGGACCGCTCCGGCGGGGACCTGCGATTCGACGCCGGGACCGACGGCAACGAGGTGACGATCTGCGTCCCCGACGCCGACCGCGAGCCGTCCTCGGCGGCGGCCGACGGCCGACCGTCGGCGGTCTCCGGGAACGAACCGACGGTCGAATCGGATGGCGGCGAAGCCGTGTCGGCCGCCGGACTCGACGGCGTCGCGTCGGCGGTCGCGGCGGACCGAGGGGTAACGTCGGAGACCGGACCGGATCGAGACGCGGCGTCGGAGACCGCGACGGACGAGGAGGTTGCCCCCGATCCCCCGGCGAGATCGACGGACGGCTGA
- a CDS encoding acetate--CoA ligase → MGTLNELFDPDRVAVVGATAREGAVGRAVTSNLLDDFDGDTVPVNPNYDEVLGTPCVDEVADADADVAVVVVPPSIVLDAIEACGEAGVRNVVVITAGFGETGEDGAAREQRLAEIADEYDLNLVGPNSLGIMSTPSGMNATFGPENALPGGLSFMSQSGAFVTAVLDWANDNGIGFKDVVSLGNKAVLDETDFVDHWGSDPETDVIIGYLEGIEDGREFIETARETTGDTPIVAVKSGRTSAGAQAASSHTGTLAGSDKAYEAGLDQAGVIRAESVDELFDAAGILGSQPLPDTDSVAIVTNAGGPGVMATDAVGDADLDMASFTRETTDALAESMPEEANIHNPVDVIGDADVARFREALETTVADDNVGAALVLAAPTATIDFDELAGAITDVSAEMDAPVAACLMGGDRTREPKQRLQAQGIPCYFDPARAIDSLATLAEYRDIKGREYTSPMSFDVDRERAREILETVRDRDDNRLGVEAMELLDAYGIPTPAGEIVDSPERAREVAAGVDGDVVMKIVSPDILHKSDIGGVAVGVSDDDVADTYEDLITRARNYQPDATVLGVQVQEMVDLEDGVETIVGMNRDPQFGPLLMFGLGGIFVEVMEDTTFRVAPVSEPEAREMTEEIQSAPLLRGARGRDPVDVDAVIETIGRLSQLVTDFPAILELDINPLVALPDDDGGTNAAAVDVRLTVDPEKLDGPDPDAAEPAPEVLDND, encoded by the coding sequence ATGGGTACGCTCAACGAGCTGTTCGACCCGGACCGGGTCGCCGTCGTCGGTGCCACCGCCCGCGAGGGTGCCGTCGGTCGCGCCGTCACGTCGAATCTCCTCGACGACTTCGACGGCGACACGGTCCCCGTCAACCCGAACTACGACGAGGTCCTCGGGACGCCCTGCGTCGACGAGGTCGCCGACGCCGACGCCGACGTCGCCGTCGTCGTCGTGCCCCCCTCGATCGTGTTGGACGCGATCGAGGCGTGCGGCGAGGCCGGCGTCCGGAACGTCGTCGTGATCACCGCCGGGTTCGGCGAGACAGGAGAGGACGGGGCCGCGAGGGAGCAGCGCCTCGCGGAGATAGCCGACGAGTACGACCTCAACCTCGTCGGCCCCAACAGTCTGGGGATCATGTCGACGCCCTCCGGGATGAACGCGACGTTCGGCCCGGAGAACGCGCTCCCGGGCGGGCTCTCCTTTATGAGCCAGTCCGGCGCGTTCGTCACGGCGGTCCTCGACTGGGCCAACGACAACGGGATCGGCTTCAAAGACGTCGTCTCGCTCGGCAACAAGGCGGTCTTAGACGAGACTGACTTCGTCGACCACTGGGGGTCGGACCCGGAGACCGACGTGATAATCGGCTACCTCGAAGGGATCGAGGACGGCCGCGAGTTCATCGAGACCGCCCGCGAGACGACCGGAGACACCCCGATCGTCGCCGTGAAGTCGGGGCGGACGAGCGCCGGCGCGCAGGCCGCCTCCTCGCACACCGGCACGCTCGCCGGCTCCGATAAGGCGTACGAGGCCGGGTTAGATCAGGCTGGGGTCATCCGCGCGGAGTCGGTCGACGAGCTGTTCGACGCGGCGGGCATCCTCGGGAGCCAGCCGCTGCCCGACACCGACAGCGTCGCCATCGTCACGAACGCCGGCGGTCCGGGGGTGATGGCGACCGACGCGGTCGGCGACGCCGATCTCGACATGGCGTCGTTCACGCGCGAGACGACGGACGCCCTCGCCGAGTCGATGCCCGAGGAGGCGAACATCCACAACCCGGTCGACGTGATCGGCGACGCCGACGTGGCGCGGTTCCGCGAGGCGCTCGAAACCACCGTCGCCGACGACAACGTCGGTGCCGCCCTCGTGTTGGCCGCGCCGACGGCGACGATCGACTTCGACGAGTTGGCGGGCGCGATCACCGACGTGAGCGCCGAGATGGACGCCCCCGTCGCCGCCTGCCTGATGGGCGGCGACCGGACCCGCGAGCCGAAACAGCGACTTCAGGCGCAGGGGATCCCCTGTTACTTCGACCCCGCGCGCGCCATCGACAGCCTCGCGACGCTCGCCGAGTACCGCGACATCAAGGGACGCGAGTACACTTCCCCGATGTCGTTCGACGTCGACCGCGAGCGCGCCCGCGAGATACTCGAAACGGTGCGCGACCGCGACGACAACCGCCTCGGCGTCGAGGCGATGGAGCTGCTCGACGCCTACGGCATCCCCACGCCGGCCGGCGAGATCGTCGACTCGCCCGAGCGCGCCCGCGAGGTCGCCGCCGGCGTCGACGGCGACGTGGTGATGAAGATCGTCTCGCCGGACATCCTGCATAAGTCCGACATCGGCGGCGTCGCCGTCGGCGTGAGCGACGACGACGTGGCCGACACCTACGAGGACCTGATCACCCGTGCGCGCAACTACCAGCCGGACGCGACGGTCCTCGGCGTTCAGGTACAGGAGATGGTCGACTTGGAGGACGGCGTCGAGACGATCGTCGGCATGAACCGCGACCCGCAGTTCGGGCCGCTGTTGATGTTCGGACTGGGGGGTATCTTCGTGGAGGTGATGGAAGACACCACCTTCCGCGTCGCGCCAGTCTCCGAGCCGGAGGCCCGCGAGATGACCGAGGAGATCCAGTCGGCACCGCTATTGCGCGGTGCCCGCGGCCGCGACCCGGTCGACGTCGACGCCGTGATCGAGACGATCGGCCGGCTCTCGCAGCTGGTCACCGACTTCCCGGCCATCCTCGAACTCGACATCAACCCCCTCGTCGCACTGCCCGACGACGACGGCGGCACGAACGCCGCCGCCGTCGACGTGAGACTCACCGTCGACCCGGAGAAACTCGACGGTCCTGACCCCGACGCGGCTGAACCCGCCCCGGAGGTACTCGACAATGACTGA
- a CDS encoding phosphotransacetylase family protein, with protein MTDTPTTLVTATGDSAGKTAITVALARLAAEGDRSVGYMKPKGTRLQSNVGKTLDQDPMLAREVLGLDAEMHQMEPVVYSPTFVEGAVRGTEDPDALRDRIREEYDAIAADHDQVFVEGGGRWTTGGVVDLTDVDVAELLDARVVLVAEYGSPNDLDEVLAAADAFGDRLAGVVFNKVSDDAFESLDQDGIPFLESRGITVFGAIPHEKELAGVTVGELADELGAELLTDAPTDGFVERFLVGAMGGDEALRYFRRARDAAVITGGDRADVQTAALDASGVACLVLTGGHRPSGAVLGKAAEAGKPVLAVNTDTVTAIDRAEAVVRGGRTRDVRTVDRMAELLADHVDVDALV; from the coding sequence ATGACTGATACACCCACCACACTCGTCACCGCGACCGGAGACAGCGCCGGAAAGACAGCGATCACCGTCGCCTTGGCGCGGCTCGCCGCAGAGGGCGACCGCAGCGTCGGCTACATGAAGCCGAAGGGCACTCGACTCCAGTCGAACGTCGGCAAGACGCTCGATCAGGACCCGATGTTGGCCCGCGAGGTGCTCGGTCTCGACGCCGAGATGCACCAGATGGAGCCGGTCGTCTACTCGCCGACGTTCGTCGAGGGCGCGGTCCGCGGCACCGAGGACCCGGACGCGCTCCGCGACCGGATCCGCGAGGAGTACGACGCGATCGCGGCCGACCACGACCAGGTGTTCGTCGAGGGCGGTGGCCGCTGGACCACCGGCGGCGTCGTCGACCTCACCGACGTCGACGTGGCGGAGCTGCTCGATGCGCGCGTCGTCCTCGTCGCCGAGTACGGCTCGCCGAACGACTTGGACGAGGTGCTGGCGGCCGCCGACGCGTTCGGCGACCGCCTCGCCGGCGTCGTGTTCAATAAGGTGTCCGACGACGCCTTCGAGTCGCTCGACCAGGACGGTATCCCGTTTCTCGAATCCCGCGGGATCACGGTGTTCGGCGCGATCCCTCACGAGAAGGAGCTGGCGGGCGTCACGGTCGGCGAACTCGCCGACGAACTCGGTGCCGAGCTGCTCACGGACGCGCCGACCGACGGGTTCGTCGAGCGCTTCCTCGTCGGCGCGATGGGCGGCGACGAGGCGCTGCGGTACTTCCGGCGCGCCCGCGACGCCGCCGTTATCACCGGCGGCGACCGCGCCGACGTCCAGACCGCCGCGCTCGACGCTTCCGGCGTCGCCTGCCTCGTCCTCACCGGGGGCCACCGGCCCTCGGGCGCGGTGTTAGGCAAGGCCGCGGAGGCCGGAAAGCCCGTGCTGGCGGTGAACACCGACACGGTCACCGCCATCGACCGCGCCGAGGCGGTCGTCCGCGGCGGGCGCACGCGCGACGTGCGGACGGTCGACCGGATGGCCGAACTGCTTGCCGACCACGTCGACGTGGACGCGCTGGTCTGA